In one window of Musa acuminata AAA Group cultivar baxijiao chromosome BXJ3-2, Cavendish_Baxijiao_AAA, whole genome shotgun sequence DNA:
- the LOC103974050 gene encoding uncharacterized CRM domain-containing protein At3g25440, chloroplastic isoform X1: protein MGSRSLIERWNLSHLLHCVSPPIPTCHPPLISRSRTILEDFDRGGRITGSLPPRLWSSASPRRWTARIVNGFYAGGFRNIHTSQPLSNTGQVVMDPQKDTQNVVPVYDHSTTKVKRKKLKGRRAVVKWLKFFRWKKKKEYERMTAEEKILYKMRKAKRKEERLVEALKKIEPADSSEPTHDPEILTPEEHFYLLKMGHKCKNYVPVGRRGIFQGVILNMHLHWKKHQTLKVIVKTFTPEEVREIAAELARLSGGIVLDIHEENTIIMYRGKNYAQPPTEIMSPKVTLSRKKALDKSKYKDALRAVRRYIPKLHQDLGDLQEQMKREGESKSKTTEEAVSNAVDNRIISDCQMKSSEVLDVLEDGNSEPVEDDSLMESSSWSETEDLSDMFETDSDMEVMEKSERPLYLDEVEKFPSNIDEEPKDFEEHLRQIAAASKRIDLSTKDVKLADLDAVDKIFLRASSLLKKRR, encoded by the exons ATGGGAAGCCGCTCACTGATAGAAAGATGGAATCTGTCTCATCTCCTGCACTGTGTCTCTCCTCCGATCCCGACCTGCCATCCTCCTCTTATTTCCAG GTCCCGCACCATCCTTGAAGATTTTGATCGAGGGGGAAGAATCACAGGTTCCCTGCCGCCGAGGCTTTGGTCAAGTGCTAGCCCGAGAAG GTGGACTGCCAGAATTGTGAATGGTTTTTATGCTGGTGGTTTCCGAAATATTCACACCAGTCAACCACTTAGCAATACAGGCCAGGTTGTAATGGATCCTCAAAAGGATACACAAAATGTGGTACCTGTTTATGACCATAGCAccacaaaagtaaagaggaaaaaGTTGAAAGGCAGAAGAGCTGTTGTAAAGTGGCTCAAGTTCTTTAggtggaagaagaaaaaggagtatGAAAGAATGACCGCTGAAGAGAAGATATTATACAAAATGAGAAAG GCTAAAAGAAAGGAAGAACGGCTTGTTGAGGCATTGAAGAAAATTGAACCTGCAGACTCATCAGAGCCTACCCATGACCCAGAGATACTTACTCCAGAAGAGCACTTCTACCTCCTCAAGATGGGTCACAAATGCAAAAACTATGTACCCGTTGGAAGGCGTGGTATTTTCCAGGGAGTGATTCTCAACATGCATTTGCACTGGAAGAAGCATCAGACATTGAAGGTTATCGTGAAGACATTCACCCCAGAGGAAGTTCGTGAGATTGCAGCAGAATTGGCTCGATTAAGTGGAGGAATTGTGCTCGATATCCATGAGGAGAATACAATTATTATGTACAGGGGAAAGAACTATGCACAACCTCCAACGGAGATTATGTCCCCGAAGGTTACTCTTTCAAGAAAAAAG GCCCTTGATAAGTCCAAGTATAAAGATGCCTTACGGGCTGTCAGGAGGTATATTCCTAAGCTTCATCAAGACCTTGGCGATCTACAAGAGCAGATGAAAAGAGAGGGAGAAAGTAAAAGTAAGACAACTGAAGAAGCTGTTTCAAATGCTGTTGATAACAGAATAATTTCCGATTGCCAAATGAAAAGCTCAGAGGTGCTTGATGTACTAGAAGATGGAAACAGTGAGCCAGTTGAAGATGATTCGTTGATGGAATCAAGTTCTTGGTCAGAGACGGAAGATCTGTCAGACATGTTTGAGACAGATTCTGATATGGAGGTGATGGAGAAATCAGAGCGTCCTCTGTATTTAGATGAAGTGGAAAAATTTCCATCAAATATTGATGAGGAGCCAAAGGATTTTGAGGAGCATCTACGTCAAATTGCTGCTGCCTCAAAGCGGATTGACCTTTCTACTAAAGATGTAAAACTGGCTGACTTGGA
- the LOC103974050 gene encoding uncharacterized CRM domain-containing protein At3g25440, chloroplastic isoform X2, which produces MGSRSLIERWNLSHLLHCVSPPIPTCHPPLISRSRTILEDFDRGGRITGSLPPRLWSSASPRRIVNGFYAGGFRNIHTSQPLSNTGQVVMDPQKDTQNVVPVYDHSTTKVKRKKLKGRRAVVKWLKFFRWKKKKEYERMTAEEKILYKMRKAKRKEERLVEALKKIEPADSSEPTHDPEILTPEEHFYLLKMGHKCKNYVPVGRRGIFQGVILNMHLHWKKHQTLKVIVKTFTPEEVREIAAELARLSGGIVLDIHEENTIIMYRGKNYAQPPTEIMSPKVTLSRKKALDKSKYKDALRAVRRYIPKLHQDLGDLQEQMKREGESKSKTTEEAVSNAVDNRIISDCQMKSSEVLDVLEDGNSEPVEDDSLMESSSWSETEDLSDMFETDSDMEVMEKSERPLYLDEVEKFPSNIDEEPKDFEEHLRQIAAASKRIDLSTKDVKLADLDAVDKIFLRASSLLKKRR; this is translated from the exons ATGGGAAGCCGCTCACTGATAGAAAGATGGAATCTGTCTCATCTCCTGCACTGTGTCTCTCCTCCGATCCCGACCTGCCATCCTCCTCTTATTTCCAG GTCCCGCACCATCCTTGAAGATTTTGATCGAGGGGGAAGAATCACAGGTTCCCTGCCGCCGAGGCTTTGGTCAAGTGCTAGCCCGAGAAG AATTGTGAATGGTTTTTATGCTGGTGGTTTCCGAAATATTCACACCAGTCAACCACTTAGCAATACAGGCCAGGTTGTAATGGATCCTCAAAAGGATACACAAAATGTGGTACCTGTTTATGACCATAGCAccacaaaagtaaagaggaaaaaGTTGAAAGGCAGAAGAGCTGTTGTAAAGTGGCTCAAGTTCTTTAggtggaagaagaaaaaggagtatGAAAGAATGACCGCTGAAGAGAAGATATTATACAAAATGAGAAAG GCTAAAAGAAAGGAAGAACGGCTTGTTGAGGCATTGAAGAAAATTGAACCTGCAGACTCATCAGAGCCTACCCATGACCCAGAGATACTTACTCCAGAAGAGCACTTCTACCTCCTCAAGATGGGTCACAAATGCAAAAACTATGTACCCGTTGGAAGGCGTGGTATTTTCCAGGGAGTGATTCTCAACATGCATTTGCACTGGAAGAAGCATCAGACATTGAAGGTTATCGTGAAGACATTCACCCCAGAGGAAGTTCGTGAGATTGCAGCAGAATTGGCTCGATTAAGTGGAGGAATTGTGCTCGATATCCATGAGGAGAATACAATTATTATGTACAGGGGAAAGAACTATGCACAACCTCCAACGGAGATTATGTCCCCGAAGGTTACTCTTTCAAGAAAAAAG GCCCTTGATAAGTCCAAGTATAAAGATGCCTTACGGGCTGTCAGGAGGTATATTCCTAAGCTTCATCAAGACCTTGGCGATCTACAAGAGCAGATGAAAAGAGAGGGAGAAAGTAAAAGTAAGACAACTGAAGAAGCTGTTTCAAATGCTGTTGATAACAGAATAATTTCCGATTGCCAAATGAAAAGCTCAGAGGTGCTTGATGTACTAGAAGATGGAAACAGTGAGCCAGTTGAAGATGATTCGTTGATGGAATCAAGTTCTTGGTCAGAGACGGAAGATCTGTCAGACATGTTTGAGACAGATTCTGATATGGAGGTGATGGAGAAATCAGAGCGTCCTCTGTATTTAGATGAAGTGGAAAAATTTCCATCAAATATTGATGAGGAGCCAAAGGATTTTGAGGAGCATCTACGTCAAATTGCTGCTGCCTCAAAGCGGATTGACCTTTCTACTAAAGATGTAAAACTGGCTGACTTGGA
- the LOC135631322 gene encoding calmodulin-like protein 3, giving the protein MDPSELKRVFQMFDRNGDGSITKNELQDSLKNLGIHIPEEELAAMIEKIDVNGDGCVDVEEFGTLYQTIMGERDEDEDMLEAFNVFDQNGDGFITVEELRSVLSSLGLKQGRTVEECRKMISKVDVDGDGKVNFKEFKQMMKGGGFAALS; this is encoded by the coding sequence ATGGACCCGTCGGAGCTCAAGCGGGTCTTCCAGATGTTCGACCGGAACGGCGACGGCAGCATCACGAAGAATGAGCTGCAGGACTCGCTCAAGAACCTGGGGATACACATCCCCGAGGAGGAGCTGGCGGCGATGATCGAGAAGATCGACGTGAACGGGGACGGGTGCGTGGACGTGGAGGAGTTCGGGACGCTGTACCAGACGATCATGGGTGAGCGGGACGAGGATGAGGACATGCTCGAGGCGTTCAACGTGTTCGACCAGAACGGGGACGGGTTCATCACCGTGGAGGAGCTGCGGTCGGTGCTGAGCTCGCTGGGCCTCAAGCAAGGGCGCACCGTGGAGGAGTGTAGGAAGATGATAAGCAAGGTGGACGTGGACGGTGATGGGAAGGTCAACTTCAAGGAATTCAAGCAGATGATGAAGGGCGGAGGGTTCGCGGCCTTGAGTTAG